The proteins below come from a single Gemmatimonadota bacterium genomic window:
- a CDS encoding GNAT family N-acetyltransferase — translation MALQLEVVSANGPPALLAMAKALVGEYAAMPHIAGRWATPEADISALPAPYVLPAGILLVAHEDAEPIGCGALLAFAPGIGEIKRVYVRPQGRGRGVGEAVTRALIDCAGQLGFDRVRLDTAPELLAARALYERLGFVAIPHYRDGLLPGTLCFERSVRGVQDGGAGAA, via the coding sequence ATGGCACTGCAGCTCGAGGTCGTATCGGCGAACGGTCCGCCGGCGCTCCTGGCGATGGCCAAGGCGCTCGTGGGCGAGTACGCGGCGATGCCACACATCGCCGGGCGATGGGCGACGCCGGAGGCCGACATCTCGGCGTTGCCCGCACCCTATGTCCTCCCTGCCGGCATCCTCCTGGTGGCGCACGAGGACGCCGAACCGATCGGCTGCGGGGCGCTGCTCGCCTTTGCGCCGGGCATCGGCGAGATCAAGCGCGTGTACGTGAGGCCGCAGGGTCGGGGGCGCGGCGTCGGTGAGGCGGTGACGCGGGCCCTCATCGACTGTGCGGGACAACTCGGCTTCGACCGCGTGCGACTGGACACCGCCCCGGAGCTGCTCGCGGCGCGCGCGCTGTACGAGCGACTCGGCTTCGTCGCCATTCCCCACTATCGCGATGGACTGCTCCCCGGCACGCTGTGTTTCGAGCGCAGCGTGCGCGGGGTGCAGGACGGTGGCGCCGGGGCGGCCTAA
- a CDS encoding tetratricopeptide repeat protein — protein sequence MRPTRLVAPLLGCLVTLFVAASAATPQPPTARDTAALERRLAVAKGSARIPLLLALADARREQSAAVLALTQEALTLLEANSSPSLEVRAHVLRSFALETTGDYDRAFGEAQRAERAARMALADTATAEAAYQLGFVEWRRANYAAATVAAERARTLLEPRGNSALLARTRSLVGAIHYMQGDYDAALRGYLGALQVSEAMGDEIAVARWHNNIGLVYVDLGRKQEALAALKRALSIHERLGPKSNLTNTLNNVGLTLLELDRPREALPYLERAMANDRAANNPYGLAKELSNIGHAYEKLKEPDRAVAFHQQALAVRERIGDKDGLVRTRGALAEIELKRGDARTAITLFEQSIALALEINDRHDAAIQLEWLSKAHLAVGDTGRAFLAYRRFHELQATLSDSATRGRIAELETRYQARERERDLATMSALAESRRDKLRWLIAGSALLGLALVLLGVLYVLRGRAQRALAESEQRYRALFHAVGVPIFLLDADTRHIVDLNGPAQALCGADAVTRGATVGELKPAWLGHALSRLFGGEQRDQPAIDDCWTDAPGGPRWTELRGSAVTLGGRSCLLVTVRDATEEHRQQELRQREDKVQALGVLAGGIAHDFNNALTAIVGHVTLAKNGNPAEQQEMLAYAEKAAIGASRLTKQLLAFSKGGAPVRRITNVGRLLRDTVGLAGAGSHMRVDVEVPGDLWHAHVDSGQFSQVVSNIVINAQQATGEGGRLLVRASNFHGALPTGAATGDARFVRIDFIDNGTGIAESIRHRVFDPYFSTRSGGSGLGLATAFAICRNHGGTLTFESRVGSGTIFSAFFPASSEVEVEPTSAPSHVPSGSGSILVLDDEPSVQLVLRRTLERWGYSVETVADGRHAVQRYLERMQAGRPFDLLIMDLTIPGGMGGRQAMAEILQHDPQARAIVASGYSDDPTMANYREAGFMAAMAKPFQHAELGRLVSTVMARSTAEARGGPAPKPVTDAR from the coding sequence GTCGCCGCGTCGGCCGCGACCCCACAACCTCCGACGGCTCGCGACACCGCTGCCCTCGAGCGCCGGCTCGCGGTGGCAAAGGGCTCCGCACGCATTCCACTCCTCCTCGCGCTTGCCGACGCGCGTCGCGAGCAGTCAGCCGCGGTCCTGGCCCTGACGCAGGAGGCGTTGACACTGCTCGAAGCCAACTCGTCGCCGTCGCTGGAAGTGCGCGCGCATGTGCTTCGCAGCTTCGCCCTGGAGACCACGGGCGACTACGATCGCGCGTTCGGCGAAGCCCAGCGCGCAGAGCGCGCGGCGCGCATGGCGCTGGCGGATACGGCAACGGCCGAAGCCGCCTATCAGCTTGGGTTCGTCGAATGGCGTCGCGCCAACTACGCCGCCGCGACGGTCGCGGCGGAGCGGGCGCGGACGCTACTGGAGCCGCGCGGGAACTCGGCGCTGCTCGCGCGAACACGCTCGCTTGTCGGCGCGATCCACTACATGCAGGGGGACTACGATGCGGCACTGAGGGGCTACCTCGGCGCCTTGCAGGTCAGTGAGGCCATGGGTGACGAGATCGCGGTGGCGCGATGGCACAACAACATCGGGCTTGTGTACGTCGACCTCGGGCGGAAGCAGGAAGCGCTCGCCGCGCTGAAGCGCGCACTGTCCATTCATGAACGGCTCGGGCCGAAGTCGAACCTCACGAATACGCTCAACAATGTCGGACTCACGCTCCTCGAGCTCGATCGGCCGCGGGAAGCACTGCCGTACCTCGAGCGCGCGATGGCGAACGACCGCGCCGCGAACAACCCGTACGGGCTGGCCAAGGAGCTGAGCAACATCGGGCACGCGTACGAGAAGCTCAAGGAACCCGACCGTGCCGTCGCCTTCCACCAGCAGGCACTCGCGGTGCGCGAGCGCATCGGCGACAAGGACGGACTCGTGCGCACGAGAGGGGCGTTGGCGGAGATTGAGCTGAAACGCGGCGATGCGAGGACCGCGATCACGCTCTTCGAGCAGTCGATCGCGCTCGCGCTCGAGATCAACGACCGGCACGACGCCGCTATTCAACTGGAGTGGCTCTCGAAGGCGCACCTGGCGGTTGGAGACACCGGTCGGGCCTTCCTTGCCTACCGGCGCTTTCATGAGCTGCAGGCCACGCTCTCCGACAGCGCCACGCGCGGCCGCATCGCCGAGCTCGAGACGCGCTATCAGGCGCGCGAGCGGGAGCGCGACCTCGCCACGATGTCGGCACTGGCCGAGTCGCGCCGGGACAAGCTGCGCTGGCTCATCGCGGGGAGCGCACTGTTGGGCCTCGCCCTGGTCCTCCTCGGCGTGCTGTACGTGCTGCGAGGGCGCGCGCAGCGCGCGCTCGCTGAGTCGGAGCAACGCTATCGCGCCCTCTTTCACGCGGTGGGGGTACCCATCTTCCTGCTCGACGCCGACACACGGCACATCGTCGATCTCAACGGCCCGGCCCAGGCGCTGTGCGGCGCGGACGCCGTGACGCGCGGGGCGACGGTCGGGGAGTTGAAGCCTGCGTGGCTTGGCCACGCCCTTTCGCGGCTCTTCGGAGGCGAACAGCGCGACCAACCGGCGATCGACGACTGCTGGACCGATGCTCCCGGTGGCCCACGCTGGACGGAACTCCGCGGGAGCGCGGTCACGCTGGGCGGAAGGTCGTGCCTCCTTGTTACGGTGCGCGATGCGACCGAGGAGCACCGACAACAGGAGCTGCGACAGCGCGAGGACAAGGTGCAGGCGCTCGGCGTTCTCGCCGGAGGCATCGCCCACGACTTCAACAACGCGTTGACGGCAATCGTGGGCCATGTCACGCTCGCGAAGAATGGGAATCCTGCCGAGCAGCAGGAGATGCTGGCGTATGCGGAGAAGGCGGCGATCGGCGCGAGCCGCCTCACCAAGCAGCTGCTTGCCTTCTCGAAGGGTGGAGCGCCGGTTCGTCGCATCACGAATGTCGGGCGTCTGCTGCGCGATACCGTCGGCCTTGCCGGAGCCGGTTCGCACATGCGGGTGGATGTGGAGGTGCCGGGCGATCTGTGGCATGCGCACGTCGACAGCGGCCAGTTCAGCCAGGTCGTGAGCAACATCGTGATCAACGCACAACAGGCGACGGGGGAGGGAGGGCGTTTGCTGGTTCGCGCCTCGAATTTCCACGGCGCCCTGCCTACTGGTGCGGCGACCGGCGACGCGCGGTTCGTGCGCATCGATTTCATCGACAATGGCACGGGGATCGCCGAGTCGATCCGGCACCGCGTCTTCGATCCGTACTTCTCCACTCGAAGCGGCGGCAGCGGCCTTGGACTGGCGACGGCGTTCGCCATCTGCCGCAACCACGGCGGGACCCTCACGTTCGAGTCACGGGTGGGGAGCGGGACGATCTTCAGCGCGTTCTTCCCCGCGTCCAGCGAGGTGGAGGTTGAGCCGACATCCGCGCCGTCACACGTGCCGTCGGGTAGCGGGTCGATACTGGTGCTCGACGACGAACCGTCCGTGCAGCTGGTGCTGCGCCGGACGCTCGAACGATGGGGGTACTCGGTGGAGACCGTCGCGGATGGGCGGCACGCCGTGCAGCGCTACCTGGAGCGCATGCAGGCGGGACGGCCGTTCGACCTCCTCATCATGGACCTAACGATTCCCGGCGGGATGGGCGGCCGGCAGGCCATGGCAGAGATCCTCCAACACGACCCGCAGGCGCGTGCGATCGTGGCGAGCGGCTACTCGGACGACCCCACGATGGCCAACTACCGGGAGGCAGGCTTCATGGCCGCGATGGCAAAACCCTTCCAGCACGCCGAACTCGGACGGCTCGTGAGTACGGTCATGGCACGCTCGACAGCGGAGGCCAGGGGCGGTCCTGCTCCGAAGCCCGTCACCGACGCTCGTTAG